The following are encoded together in the Streptococcus oralis genome:
- a CDS encoding sodium-dependent transporter: MSEKSQWGSKLGFILASAGSAIGLGAVWKFPYMTAANGGGGFLLVFLISTILIGFPLLLAEFALGRSAGVSAIKTFGKLGNNNKYNFIGWIGAFALFILLSFYSVIGGWILVYLGIEFGKLFQLGGTGDYAQLFTSIISNPAIALGAQAAFILLNIFIVSRGVQKGIERASKVMMPLLFIIFVVIIGRSLSLPNAMEGVLYFLKPDFSKLTSAGLLYALGQSFFALSLGVTAMLTYASYLDKKTNLVQSGISIVSMNISVSIMAGLAIFPAMSAFNIQSEGGPSLLFIVLPQLFDKMPFGTIFYILFLLLFLFATVTSSVVMLEINVGNITNQDNRKRGKWSTILGILTFIFGIPSALSYGVIADVHIFGKTFFDAMDFLVSNLLMPFGALCLSLFTGYIFKKALAMEELHLDERAWKQGLFQVWLFLLRFIIPIIIIVVFIAQFM; encoded by the coding sequence ATGTCAGAAAAATCGCAATGGGGCTCAAAGCTTGGTTTTATTCTAGCATCTGCCGGCTCAGCCATCGGGCTTGGTGCCGTTTGGAAGTTTCCCTACATGACTGCTGCAAATGGCGGTGGAGGCTTTTTACTGGTCTTTCTCATTTCCACTATTTTAATCGGTTTCCCGCTCCTGCTGGCTGAGTTTGCCCTTGGCCGTAGTGCTGGCGTTTCCGCTATCAAAACCTTTGGAAAACTTGGTAACAATAACAAGTACAACTTTATCGGTTGGATTGGTGCCTTTGCCCTCTTTATACTCCTATCCTTTTACAGTGTCATTGGAGGATGGATTCTAGTCTATTTGGGCATTGAGTTTGGGAAATTGTTCCAACTTGGTGGAACGGGTGATTATGCTCAGTTATTTACTTCAATCATTTCAAATCCAGCCATTGCCCTAGGAGCTCAAGCAGCCTTTATCTTGTTGAATATCTTTATTGTATCACGTGGGGTTCAAAAAGGGATTGAAAGAGCTTCGAAAGTCATGATGCCCCTGCTCTTTATCATCTTTGTCGTCATCATCGGGCGCTCGCTCAGCTTGCCAAATGCTATGGAAGGGGTTCTCTACTTCCTCAAACCAGACTTCTCAAAACTGACCAGCGCTGGTCTCCTCTATGCTCTGGGACAATCTTTCTTTGCCCTCTCACTAGGGGTTACAGCTATGCTGACCTATGCTTCCTACTTGGACAAGAAAACTAATCTGGTCCAGTCAGGGATTTCTATCGTATCCATGAACATCTCGGTATCCATCATGGCGGGACTTGCCATTTTCCCAGCCATGTCAGCCTTCAATATCCAGTCTGAAGGGGGACCAAGCCTGCTCTTTATCGTCTTGCCTCAACTCTTTGACAAGATGCCTTTTGGAACCATTTTCTACATCCTTTTCCTCTTGCTCTTCCTCTTTGCGACGGTCACTTCCTCTGTCGTGATGCTGGAAATCAATGTAGGCAATATCACCAACCAGGACAACCGCAAGCGTGGCAAATGGAGTACTATTTTAGGGATTTTAACCTTTATCTTCGGGATTCCTTCGGCCCTTTCTTACGGTGTTATAGCGGATGTTCACATCTTTGGGAAGACCTTCTTTGATGCTATGGATTTCTTAGTTTCCAATCTCCTCATGCCATTTGGAGCTCTCTGTCTGTCACTTTTTACTGGCTATATCTTTAAAAAGGCCCTTGCCATGGAGGAACTGCATCTTGATGAAAGAGCCTGGAAGCAGGGACTTTTCCAAGTCTGGCTCTTCCTTCTTCGTTTCATCATTCCAATCATCATCATTGTGGTTTTCATCGCCCAATTTATGTAA
- the manA gene encoding mannose-6-phosphate isomerase, class I — protein sequence MSEPLFLQSVMQEKIWGGTKLRDEFGYDIPSEKIGEYWAISAHPNGVSKVANGRFEGIDLATLYAEHRELFGNRPEPVFPLLTKILDANDWLSVQVHPDDAYGLEHEGELGKTECWYIIAADEGSEIIYGHNAKSKEELRQQIEDKNWDALLTKVPVKAGDFFYVPSGTMHAIGAGILILETQQSSDTTYRVYDFDRKDDKGNLRELHLEKSIDVLNIGEPANSRPVTVKADDLRSTLLVSNDFFAVYKWEITGKVDFEKTADYSLLSVLDGQGHLTVDGKNYPIQKGSHFILPSDVETWILEGQGLELIVSHP from the coding sequence ATGTCAGAACCATTATTTTTACAATCAGTTATGCAAGAAAAAATCTGGGGTGGAACCAAGCTACGTGATGAGTTTGGCTATGACATTCCAAGTGAAAAAATCGGAGAATACTGGGCTATTTCAGCCCACCCAAATGGGGTTTCAAAGGTTGCTAATGGTCGCTTTGAAGGAATAGACCTTGCTACTTTGTATGCGGAACACCGTGAATTGTTTGGCAATCGTCCAGAACCTGTATTTCCACTCTTGACCAAGATACTCGATGCCAACGATTGGCTCAGTGTCCAAGTTCACCCAGACGATGCCTATGGACTAGAGCATGAAGGCGAGCTCGGGAAAACAGAGTGCTGGTACATCATCGCTGCGGATGAAGGTTCAGAGATTATCTATGGTCACAATGCCAAATCAAAAGAAGAACTTCGCCAGCAAATTGAGGACAAGAACTGGGATGCCTTGCTGACCAAAGTGCCTGTTAAGGCTGGAGACTTCTTCTATGTACCAAGTGGCACCATGCACGCTATTGGAGCAGGTATCTTGATTCTGGAAACCCAGCAGTCTAGCGATACCACCTACCGTGTCTATGACTTTGACCGTAAGGATGACAAGGGCAACTTGCGTGAACTTCATCTTGAAAAATCCATCGATGTTTTGAACATTGGCGAGCCTGCAAATAGCCGTCCAGTGACTGTCAAAGCTGATGATTTACGTTCAACTCTTCTTGTGTCTAATGACTTTTTCGCAGTTTACAAGTGGGAAATTACTGGAAAAGTTGATTTTGAAAAGACAGCTGACTACAGCTTGTTGAGTGTCTTGGATGGTCAGGGTCACCTGACTGTTGATGGGAAAAACTATCCAATCCAAAAAGGCAGCCACTTTATCCTACCAAGTGATGTTGAAACTTGGATCCTAGAAGGGCAAGGTTTGGAATTGATTGTTAGCCATCCATAA
- a CDS encoding 6-phospho-beta-glucosidase: MTEILQFPEGFLWGGATAANQCEGAYNQDGRGLANVDVVPIGPDREAIITGQKKMFSFEEGYFYPAKEAIDMYHHYKEDIALFAEMGFKTYRLSIAWTRIFPQGDEAEPNEAGLAFYEDLFKECHKYGIEPLVTITHFDCPMHLIREYGGWRNRCMLDFYTNLCRTLFTRYKGLVKYWLTFNEINMILHAPFLGAGICFEEGENQEQIKYQAAHHELVASAMATKIAHEIDPENKVGCMLAAGQYYPNTVHPRDYWAAMEEDRKSYFFIDVQARGEYPNYAKKQWEREGIEIEMTAEDLDLLKNHTVDFVSFSYYASRVASGDPEVTNLTAGNVFASIKNPYLESSEWGWQIDPLGLRITLNAIWDRYQKPMFIVENGLGAMDTPDENGYVADDYRIAYLEAHIKAMRDAIYQDGVELLGYTTWGCIDLVSAGTGEMNKRYGFIYVDRDNAGQGSLKRSKKKSFYWYKDVIVSNGASIK, from the coding sequence ATGACAGAAATACTACAATTTCCAGAAGGATTTCTCTGGGGTGGTGCAACGGCGGCTAATCAATGTGAGGGTGCATATAATCAGGACGGTCGTGGTCTTGCTAATGTGGATGTGGTACCGATTGGTCCAGACCGTGAGGCCATTATTACAGGTCAGAAAAAGATGTTTTCGTTTGAGGAGGGCTATTTTTACCCAGCAAAGGAAGCCATTGATATGTACCATCATTACAAGGAAGATATTGCGCTTTTTGCAGAAATGGGCTTTAAAACCTATCGACTTTCCATCGCTTGGACTCGGATTTTTCCTCAAGGTGACGAAGCAGAGCCAAATGAAGCTGGTCTAGCTTTTTATGAGGATTTATTTAAGGAATGTCACAAGTATGGAATTGAACCACTGGTGACCATCACACATTTCGATTGCCCCATGCACTTAATTAGGGAGTACGGTGGTTGGCGCAATCGTTGTATGTTGGACTTTTACACAAATCTCTGTCGCACCCTCTTTACCCGTTACAAGGGCTTGGTCAAGTACTGGCTCACCTTCAACGAAATCAATATGATTCTGCATGCCCCCTTTTTAGGAGCCGGGATTTGTTTTGAAGAGGGGGAAAATCAAGAGCAAATCAAATACCAAGCAGCCCACCATGAGCTGGTAGCCTCGGCTATGGCGACTAAAATTGCCCACGAAATTGACCCAGAAAACAAGGTGGGATGTATGTTAGCAGCAGGGCAATATTATCCTAACACTGTCCATCCGAGAGACTACTGGGCAGCCATGGAAGAAGACCGTAAGAGTTACTTTTTCATTGATGTTCAAGCGCGTGGGGAATACCCAAACTATGCCAAGAAGCAGTGGGAGCGTGAGGGAATTGAGATAGAAATGACGGCAGAGGATTTGGATTTGTTGAAGAATCACACTGTTGATTTTGTTTCCTTCTCTTACTATGCGAGTCGAGTGGCCTCAGGCGATCCAGAAGTGACGAATCTGACCGCTGGAAATGTCTTTGCCTCTATCAAAAATCCTTATCTAGAATCCTCTGAATGGGGTTGGCAGATTGACCCACTGGGGCTTCGTATCACCCTCAATGCTATCTGGGATCGTTATCAAAAGCCTATGTTCATCGTAGAAAATGGCCTCGGTGCTATGGACACGCCAGATGAAAATGGATACGTAGCAGATGACTATCGGATTGCTTACTTAGAGGCCCATATCAAGGCTATGCGAGATGCTATTTACCAAGATGGCGTTGAATTGCTTGGTTATACGACTTGGGGTTGTATAGATCTGGTTTCAGCTGGAACAGGCGAAATGAACAAGCGATATGGCTTTATCTATGTGGATCGTGATAATGCAGGTCAAGGAAGTCTCAAACGGAGCAAGAAGAAATCCTTCTACTGGTACAAGGATGTCATTGTCAGCAATGGTGCAAGTATTAAGTAG
- a CDS encoding SemiSWEET family transporter: MSEKQMKILGWVATFMSVMMYVSYFPQIMNNLAGQKGNFIQPLVAAINCSLWVYYGLFKKERDIPLAAANAPGIVFGLVTAITALI; this comes from the coding sequence ATGTCTGAAAAACAAATGAAAATTTTGGGTTGGGTAGCGACCTTTATGTCTGTTATGATGTATGTCTCTTACTTCCCACAAATCATGAACAACTTAGCTGGTCAAAAAGGGAACTTCATCCAACCCTTGGTCGCAGCCATCAACTGTAGTTTATGGGTTTATTACGGTCTTTTCAAGAAAGAAAGAGATATTCCCCTTGCGGCTGCTAATGCGCCAGGTATCGTTTTTGGACTAGTAACGGCTATCACAGCTTTGATTTAA
- a CDS encoding VOC family protein has translation MNLNQLDIIVSDVPQVCADLERLLDKKSDYVDDSFAQFTIGSHCLMLSESHLIPLKNFQSGIILHIEVEDVEQDYQRLKELGVEILHGPCETDWGTESLLVKGPAGLVIDFYRMK, from the coding sequence ATGAATTTAAATCAATTAGATATCATCGTTTCAGATGTTCCTCAAGTCTGTGCTGACTTGGAGCGACTTTTGGATAAAAAGTCCGATTATGTTGACGACAGTTTTGCACAGTTTACGATTGGCAGTCATTGTCTTATGTTGTCAGAAAGTCATTTGATTCCTTTGAAAAACTTTCAGTCAGGCATCATTCTTCACATCGAGGTTGAGGATGTAGAGCAGGACTACCAACGGTTGAAAGAGCTTGGTGTCGAGATTTTACACGGTCCTTGTGAAACGGATTGGGGGACAGAATCCTTGCTTGTAAAAGGCCCTGCCGGTCTAGTGATTGATTTTTATCGTATGAAATAG
- the spxB gene encoding pyruvate oxidase, whose amino-acid sequence MTQGKITASAAMLNVLKTWGVDTIYGIPSGTLSSLMDALAEDKDIRFLQVRHEETGALAAVMQAKFGGSIGVAVGSGGPGATHLINGVYDAAMDNTPFLAILGSRPVNELNMDAFQELNQNPMYNGIAVYNKRVAYAEQLPKVIDEACRAAVSKKGPAVVEIPVNFGFQEIDENSYYGSGSYERSFIAPALNEVEIDKAVEILNNAERPVIYAGYGGVKAGEVITELSRKIKAPIITTGKNFEAFEWNYEGLTGSAYRVGWKPANEVVFEADTVLFLGSNFPFAEVYEAFKNTEKFIQVDIDPYKLGKRHALDASILGDAGQAAKAILDKVNPVESTPWWRANVKNNQNWRDYMNKLEGKTEGELQLYQVYNAINKHADQDAIYSIDVGDTTQTSTRHLHMTPKNMWRTSPLFATMGIALPGGIAAKKDNPDRQVWNIMGDGAFNMCYPDVITNVQYDLPVINVVFSNGKYAFIKDKYEDTNKHLFGCDFPNADYAKIAEAQGAVGFTVDRIEDIDAVVAEAVKLNKEGKTVVIDARISQHRPLPVEVLELDPKLHSEEAIKAFKEKYEAEELVPFRLFLEEEGLQSRAIK is encoded by the coding sequence ATGACTCAAGGGAAAATTACTGCATCAGCAGCAATGCTCAACGTATTGAAAACATGGGGCGTAGACACAATCTACGGTATCCCATCAGGAACACTCAGCTCATTGATGGATGCTTTGGCTGAAGACAAAGATATCCGCTTCTTGCAAGTTCGCCACGAAGAAACAGGTGCTCTTGCAGCGGTTATGCAAGCTAAATTCGGCGGCTCAATCGGGGTTGCAGTTGGTTCAGGTGGTCCAGGTGCGACTCACTTGATTAACGGTGTTTACGATGCAGCTATGGATAACACTCCATTCCTTGCTATCCTTGGATCACGTCCTGTTAACGAACTCAACATGGATGCCTTCCAAGAATTGAACCAAAACCCAATGTACAACGGTATCGCTGTCTACAACAAACGTGTCGCTTACGCTGAGCAATTACCAAAAGTAATTGACGAAGCTTGCCGTGCTGCAGTTTCTAAAAAAGGTCCAGCTGTAGTTGAAATTCCAGTAAACTTCGGTTTCCAAGAAATCGACGAAAACTCATACTACGGTTCAGGTTCATACGAACGTTCATTCATCGCTCCTGCCTTGAACGAAGTTGAAATTGACAAAGCAGTTGAAATCTTGAACAATGCTGAACGCCCAGTTATCTACGCTGGTTACGGTGGTGTTAAAGCTGGTGAAGTGATTACTGAATTGTCACGTAAAATCAAAGCACCAATCATCACAACTGGTAAAAACTTTGAAGCCTTTGAATGGAACTACGAAGGTTTGACAGGTTCTGCTTACCGTGTTGGTTGGAAACCAGCCAACGAAGTGGTCTTTGAAGCAGACACAGTTCTTTTCCTTGGTTCAAACTTCCCATTTGCTGAAGTTTACGAAGCCTTCAAGAACACTGAAAAATTCATCCAAGTCGATATCGACCCTTACAAACTTGGTAAACGTCATGCCCTTGACGCTTCTATCCTTGGTGATGCAGGTCAAGCAGCGAAAGCTATCCTTGATAAAGTAAACCCAGTTGAGTCTACTCCATGGTGGCGTGCAAACGTTAAGAACAACCAAAACTGGCGTGATTACATGAACAAACTCGAAGGTAAAACTGAGGGTGAATTGCAATTGTATCAAGTTTACAATGCAATCAACAAACATGCTGATCAAGACGCTATCTACTCAATCGACGTAGGTGACACTACTCAAACATCTACTCGTCACCTTCACATGACACCTAAGAACATGTGGCGTACATCTCCACTCTTTGCGACAATGGGTATTGCTCTTCCTGGTGGTATCGCTGCTAAGAAAGACAATCCAGATCGCCAAGTATGGAACATCATGGGTGACGGTGCATTCAACATGTGCTACCCAGACGTGATCACAAACGTTCAATACGACCTTCCAGTTATCAACGTTGTCTTCTCAAATGGTAAATATGCCTTCATCAAGGACAAATACGAAGACACAAACAAACACTTGTTTGGTTGTGACTTCCCTAACGCGGACTACGCGAAAATCGCTGAAGCGCAAGGTGCTGTAGGATTTACAGTTGATCGTATCGAAGACATCGACGCAGTTGTTGCAGAAGCTGTGAAACTCAATAAAGAAGGTAAAACTGTTGTGATCGATGCTCGCATCTCTCAACATCGTCCACTTCCAGTAGAAGTACTTGAATTGGATCCAAAACTTCACTCAGAAGAAGCAATCAAAGCCTTCAAGGAAAAATACGAAGCAGAAGAACTCGTACCATTCCGCCTCTTCTTGGAAGAAGAAGGATTGCAATCACGCGCAATCAAATAA
- a CDS encoding heavy metal translocating P-type ATPase, producing MTEIVKASLENGIQKIRIRAEKGYHPAHIQLQKGIPAEITFHRATPSNCYKEILFEEEGILEPIGVDKEKTIRFTPQELGQHEFSCGMKMQKGSYTVVEKTRKSLSLLQRFWITSIFTLPLVFLMIGMLTGTISHPVMHWGTFLATTPIMLVAGGPYIQSAWASFKKHNANMDTLVALGTLVAYLYSLVALFAGLPVYFESAGFILFFVLLGAVFEEKMRKNTSQAVEKLLDLQAKTAEVLRDDRYVQVPLEQVKVGDLIRVRPGEKIAVDGVVVEGVSSIDESMVTGESLPVDKTVGDAVIGSTINNSGMLVLKAEKVGSETILAQIVEFVKKAQTSRAPIQDLTDKISGIFVPAVVILAILTFWVWFVLFEASFVTSLLFGVAVLIIACPCALGLATPTALMVGTGRSAKMGVLLKNGTVLQEIQKVQTLVFDKTGTLTEGKPVVTDIIGDEVEVLGLAASLEEASQHPLAEAIVKRASEARLEFQTVENFQALHGKGVSGQINGKQVLLGNAKMLDGMNISSTYQEKLEELEKEAKTVVFLAVDNEIKGLLALQDIPKENAKLAISQLKKRGLKTVMLTGDNAGVARAIADQIGIEEVIAGVLPEEKAHEIHKLQSAGKVSFVGDGINDAPALSVADVGIAMGAGTDIAIESADLVLTTNNLLGVVRAFDMSKKTFNRILLNLFWAFIYNVAGIPIAAGVFSGFGLVLNPELAGLAMAFSSVSVLISSLMLNVTKID from the coding sequence ATGACAGAAATTGTGAAAGCAAGCCTAGAAAATGGCATTCAAAAAATCCGTATCCGAGCTGAAAAAGGCTATCATCCAGCCCACATTCAGCTTCAAAAAGGGATTCCCGCTGAGATTACCTTTCATCGTGCCACCCCTTCAAACTGTTATAAGGAAATTCTTTTTGAAGAAGAAGGGATTCTAGAACCAATCGGTGTAGACAAGGAGAAGACAATTCGTTTTACACCTCAAGAATTAGGTCAACATGAATTTTCATGTGGCATGAAGATGCAAAAGGGGAGCTATACCGTAGTTGAGAAGACGCGAAAATCTCTATCCCTTTTACAGCGTTTTTGGATTACTAGTATCTTTACCCTGCCTCTTGTTTTCCTCATGATCGGGATGTTGACAGGGACTATTAGTCATCCAGTCATGCATTGGGGCACCTTTTTAGCCACAACGCCTATTATGCTGGTAGCAGGTGGTCCTTATATTCAGAGTGCTTGGGCCAGCTTTAAAAAACACAATGCCAACATGGATACCTTAGTGGCACTGGGAACTCTGGTAGCCTATCTTTATAGTCTGGTTGCTCTCTTTGCTGGGCTCCCTGTTTACTTTGAAAGTGCTGGATTTATCCTCTTCTTCGTTCTTTTAGGGGCAGTTTTTGAGGAGAAAATGCGAAAAAACACTTCCCAAGCTGTGGAGAAATTACTTGATTTGCAAGCTAAAACAGCAGAAGTCTTGCGTGATGATCGCTATGTTCAAGTTCCCTTGGAACAAGTCAAGGTAGGTGACCTGATTCGAGTGCGTCCCGGTGAAAAGATTGCGGTTGATGGTGTTGTAGTCGAAGGCGTCTCCAGTATTGACGAATCCATGGTGACAGGTGAGAGTCTGCCAGTAGACAAAACAGTTGGGGATGCTGTCATTGGCTCAACCATCAATAATAGTGGAATGCTTGTTCTTAAGGCAGAAAAAGTTGGTTCAGAGACGATCTTGGCTCAAATTGTAGAATTTGTGAAGAAAGCCCAGACCAGCCGTGCACCGATTCAGGACTTGACGGATAAGATTTCAGGGATTTTTGTCCCAGCAGTCGTCATTTTAGCGATTCTGACTTTTTGGGTTTGGTTTGTCTTGTTTGAGGCTAGCTTTGTGACCTCTCTTCTTTTTGGGGTGGCAGTGTTGATTATCGCCTGTCCTTGTGCCCTAGGACTTGCAACACCAACAGCCCTCATGGTGGGGACAGGACGGAGTGCCAAAATGGGCGTTCTCCTAAAAAATGGAACCGTCCTACAGGAAATCCAGAAAGTTCAAACTCTTGTCTTTGATAAGACCGGGACTTTGACAGAAGGAAAACCAGTGGTAACAGATATCATCGGCGACGAAGTAGAAGTGCTTGGATTGGCAGCCTCCTTGGAAGAAGCTTCCCAACACCCACTGGCTGAGGCCATTGTCAAGCGAGCGAGTGAGGCAAGACTTGAGTTTCAAACTGTGGAAAATTTCCAAGCCTTGCACGGAAAAGGTGTCTCAGGGCAAATCAACGGGAAACAAGTCTTGCTTGGAAATGCTAAAATGCTGGATGGGATGAACATTTCAAGCACTTATCAGGAAAAACTAGAAGAACTGGAAAAAGAAGCTAAGACAGTTGTGTTCTTGGCTGTTGACAATGAAATCAAAGGCTTGCTTGCACTACAAGATATTCCTAAGGAAAATGCTAAACTTGCCATCAGTCAGTTGAAAAAACGAGGTCTTAAAACGGTCATGCTGACAGGGGATAATGCTGGCGTGGCGCGTGCCATTGCAGATCAGATTGGCATTGAAGAAGTCATTGCAGGTGTATTGCCAGAAGAAAAAGCCCATGAAATCCATAAACTACAATCAGCTGGAAAAGTATCCTTTGTTGGTGATGGTATCAATGACGCTCCTGCCCTCAGTGTAGCGGATGTGGGAATTGCTATGGGAGCTGGAACAGATATTGCCATCGAGTCAGCAGATTTGGTGTTGACAACTAATAACCTCCTAGGTGTGGTGCGTGCCTTTGACATGAGCAAGAAAACCTTCAATCGAATTCTGCTCAATCTTTTCTGGGCTTTTATCTACAATGTCGCCGGAATTCCGATTGCAGCAGGAGTCTTTTCAGGATTTGGTCTCGTTCTCAATCCAGAACTGGCTGGTCTAGCCATGGCCTTTAGCTCTGTATCTGTTTTGATTAGTTCACTCATGCTAAACGTTACTAAGATAGACTAA
- a CDS encoding cupredoxin domain-containing protein codes for MLNSIVTIICIALIAFILFWFFKKPEKSGQKAQQKKGYQEIRVEVMGGYTPELIILKKSVPARIVFDRKDPSPCLDQIVFPDFGVHADLPMGEEYVVEITPEQTGEFGFACGMNMMHGKMIVE; via the coding sequence ATGTTAAATAGTATTGTAACCATTATTTGTATTGCCCTTATCGCGTTTATCTTGTTTTGGTTTTTCAAAAAGCCTGAAAAATCTGGACAAAAGGCCCAGCAAAAAAAGGGTTACCAAGAGATCCGAGTGGAAGTCATGGGGGGCTATACGCCTGAGTTGATTATTCTTAAAAAATCAGTGCCAGCCCGCATTGTCTTTGACCGCAAGGACCCTTCACCCTGTCTAGATCAGATCGTCTTTCCAGATTTTGGTGTGCATGCGGATCTTCCTATGGGTGAAGAGTATGTAGTGGAAATCACACCTGAGCAGACTGGAGAGTTTGGCTTTGCATGTGGTATGAACATGATGCACGGCAAGATGATTGTAGAGTAG
- a CDS encoding CopY/TcrY family copper transport repressor yields the protein MQISDAEWQVMKIIWMQGEQTSTDLIRVLAERFDWSKSTIQTLLARLVEKECLTRKKEGKFFVYSALLTLDQSRDLLVQDIKDKVCSRRIKNLLADLIVECDFTLADLEDLEAVISKKKSSAVTEVRCNCM from the coding sequence ATGCAGATTTCAGATGCAGAATGGCAGGTCATGAAGATTATTTGGATGCAAGGAGAGCAGACCAGTACGGATTTGATCAGGGTTCTGGCGGAGCGGTTCGACTGGTCCAAGTCGACCATTCAAACTCTTTTGGCTCGTTTGGTTGAGAAAGAGTGTCTGACAAGGAAAAAAGAAGGCAAGTTCTTTGTCTATTCAGCCCTTTTAACTCTGGACCAGAGTCGAGACTTGCTTGTCCAAGATATCAAAGACAAGGTTTGTTCCCGTAGGATTAAGAACTTGTTGGCTGATTTGATTGTGGAATGTGATTTCACTTTGGCTGACTTGGAAGACTTAGAAGCTGTGATTTCTAAGAAGAAATCAAGCGCTGTAACAGAAGTAAGATGTAATTGTATGTAA
- the thiD gene encoding bifunctional hydroxymethylpyrimidine kinase/phosphomethylpyrimidine kinase, translating to MTYLPVALTIAGTDPSGGAGIMADLKSFQARDVYGMAVVTSLVAQNTRGVQLIEHVSNQMLEAQLESVFSDIKPQAVKTGMLATTEIMEIIQPYLKKLDCPYVLDPVMVATSGDTLIDTSARSFLKTNLLPLATIITPNLPEAEEIVGFSIHDPEDMQRAGRLILKEFGPQSVVIKGGHLEGGAKDFLFTKEEQFVLESPRIQTCHTHGTGCTFAAVITAELAKGKTLYQAVDKAKAFITKAIQDAPQLGHGSGPVNHTSFKD from the coding sequence ATGACTTATTTACCCGTTGCTCTAACCATTGCAGGAACTGACCCTAGTGGCGGTGCTGGCATTATGGCTGATTTGAAGTCATTCCAAGCGAGAGATGTCTATGGAATGGCCGTTGTCACCAGCCTTGTCGCTCAAAATACCAGAGGTGTTCAATTAATCGAGCACGTCTCCAACCAAATGCTGGAAGCTCAATTGGAGAGTGTCTTTTCGGATATCAAACCTCAGGCTGTGAAAACTGGTATGTTGGCAACTACTGAGATCATGGAGATCATCCAACCCTACCTTAAAAAGCTGGACTGTCCCTATGTGCTGGACCCTGTTATGGTCGCTACGAGTGGGGACACCCTGATTGATACCAGTGCGAGAAGCTTCCTAAAAACAAACCTACTTCCCCTTGCAACCATTATCACTCCCAATCTTCCTGAAGCAGAAGAGATTGTTGGTTTTTCAATCCATGATCCAGAAGACATGCAGCGTGCTGGTCGCCTGATTTTAAAAGAATTTGGTCCTCAGTCTGTAGTTATCAAAGGTGGTCATCTTGAAGGTGGTGCCAAGGATTTCCTCTTTACCAAGGAGGAACAATTTGTCTTGGAAAGTCCACGAATTCAAACCTGTCACACCCATGGTACTGGATGTACTTTTGCTGCAGTGATTACGGCTGAACTAGCCAAGGGGAAGACCCTTTATCAGGCAGTCGATAAGGCCAAGGCCTTTATCACAAAAGCCATCCAAGACGCCCCTCAACTCGGTCATGGTTCTGGCCCAGTCAACCATACAAGTTTTAAAGATTAA
- the thiE gene encoding thiamine phosphate synthase, with protein MNREALRLYLVTNRYQDSLESFFEKVETACRSGVTIIQLREKNLTTNQYYQLAKQVKEITDAYQVPLIIDDRLDICLAVDAAGLHIGDDELPVSVARKVLGPDKILGVTAKTVKRALEAETWGADYLGTGAIFPTRTKENAPITLISTLKTICQTVAIPVVAIGGLTSENIDQLVDTGIAGVAVVRDLMQAEDIEAKTQAFLTKLDDMIS; from the coding sequence ATGAATAGAGAAGCACTTAGACTGTATCTAGTAACCAATCGCTACCAAGATTCTTTGGAAAGCTTTTTTGAAAAAGTCGAGACGGCCTGCCGTTCAGGTGTTACCATTATCCAACTACGAGAAAAAAATCTCACCACCAACCAATACTATCAACTGGCAAAACAAGTCAAGGAAATAACAGATGCCTATCAGGTACCCTTGATAATCGATGATCGATTGGATATCTGTCTAGCAGTCGATGCTGCTGGGTTGCATATAGGCGACGATGAACTACCAGTTTCGGTTGCCCGCAAAGTCTTGGGACCTGACAAAATCCTCGGTGTAACAGCTAAAACGGTTAAAAGAGCTCTCGAAGCAGAAACATGGGGTGCGGATTACTTGGGAACAGGAGCCATTTTCCCAACTAGGACCAAGGAGAATGCTCCCATCACCCTGATTTCAACCTTGAAAACCATTTGCCAAACGGTCGCTATACCAGTAGTTGCTATTGGAGGATTGACGTCAGAGAATATTGACCAACTTGTCGACACGGGTATAGCTGGAGTAGCAGTCGTACGCGATCTGATGCAGGCAGAAGATATAGAAGCAAAAACGCAAGCTTTTTTAACAAAGCTGGATGACATGATTTCCTAA